A window of the Nitrosococcus wardiae genome harbors these coding sequences:
- the arcC gene encoding carbamate kinase, whose translation MRVVIALGGNALLRRGEPLTAENQRRNVRIAADALAPIAGQHLLVITHGNGPQVGLLALQGAAYQPDEIYPLDILDAETEGQIGYLIEQELSNALPSGRHCATLLTQIQVDPSDPAFQNPTKPIGPVYQEAEAQRLAQEQGWHIVREGKGYRRVVPSPRPQRILELSVIELLVSRGVVVICAGGGGIPTVRQEEGRLVGIEAVIDKDLASSLLARELRADAFLMLTDVEAVWQDWGQPQARPIRRISPSTLHQFSFAPGSMGPKVQAACEFVEETGGIAGIGRLQDAQAILAGEAGTVIAWD comes from the coding sequence GTGCGTGTCGTTATTGCCCTGGGAGGTAACGCCCTACTTCGCCGCGGCGAGCCTTTGACGGCGGAGAATCAGCGTCGCAATGTGAGGATTGCGGCCGACGCCCTGGCACCCATTGCTGGCCAGCATCTATTAGTCATTACCCATGGCAACGGTCCCCAGGTAGGATTGCTGGCCCTCCAAGGCGCCGCCTATCAGCCCGATGAAATTTATCCCTTGGATATCCTGGATGCAGAAACTGAAGGTCAAATAGGCTATCTGATTGAGCAGGAATTGAGCAATGCACTCCCTTCTGGCCGCCACTGCGCGACCCTGCTGACTCAGATTCAGGTCGACCCCAGTGATCCGGCATTTCAAAACCCCACCAAGCCCATTGGTCCGGTCTACCAGGAAGCTGAGGCCCAAAGGCTGGCTCAGGAACAGGGGTGGCATATCGTCCGGGAGGGCAAGGGATATCGCCGGGTAGTTCCGTCCCCGCGCCCTCAGCGAATCCTGGAATTGAGCGTGATTGAGCTATTGGTGAGCCGAGGCGTGGTTGTGATCTGCGCCGGCGGTGGTGGAATCCCCACCGTGCGTCAAGAAGAGGGCCGTCTGGTGGGCATAGAGGCGGTGATTGATAAGGATTTAGCCAGTTCCCTTTTGGCGCGGGAATTGAGAGCGGATGCCTTCCTGATGTTGACTGATGTGGAGGCCGTGTGGCAGGACTGGGGACAGCCCCAGGCCCGACCTATTCGGCGTATTTCACCATCGACCCTGCATCAATTTTCCTTTGCCCCTGGCTCCATGGGACCCAAAGTCCAAGCGGCTTGTGAATTTGTGGAAGAGACGGGGGGCATTGCCGGCATTGGCCGGCTCCAGGACGCCCAAGCCATCCTGGCCGGCGAGGCGGGAACGGTAATTGCTTGGGATTAA
- a CDS encoding MarR family transcriptional regulator, with protein sequence MNFQLSPLQALILWRLLTSEGQAYLADIRPKPKRRDRKALLEAGFIEEEWRRKPRGGRAIYVQLTDKAWAWAGDHMDAKLSHQSPAAGPIFQAFLTRLQPILKRRQITLAEIFSSTQELPPREAPEQQLQEAYFHLSGGKGNVRVRLAQLRQNLETIPRSQLDGLLLKLQEEGKLVLSPLDDSREISAADQEAALSVAGFKRHIVYMQK encoded by the coding sequence ATGAATTTTCAACTCAGCCCCCTACAAGCTTTAATTCTGTGGCGATTACTGACCAGCGAAGGGCAAGCCTACCTGGCCGATATCCGGCCCAAGCCTAAGCGGCGCGACCGAAAAGCCCTGCTAGAGGCTGGATTTATCGAAGAAGAATGGCGCCGCAAACCCCGCGGTGGCCGGGCGATCTATGTGCAGTTGACCGATAAGGCCTGGGCCTGGGCAGGAGACCATATGGATGCTAAACTCTCCCACCAGTCTCCCGCTGCCGGCCCTATTTTTCAGGCCTTTCTTACCCGATTACAACCAATCTTGAAGCGCCGTCAAATCACCCTGGCAGAGATCTTCAGTTCAACCCAAGAACTTCCCCCTAGGGAAGCTCCAGAGCAGCAGTTACAGGAAGCCTATTTCCATCTCTCTGGCGGTAAAGGAAATGTTCGGGTCCGCCTGGCCCAACTCCGACAAAATTTAGAGACGATTCCCCGCTCTCAACTGGATGGGTTGCTGCTGAAGCTACAAGAGGAAGGAAAATTGGTGCTGTCACCTCTCGATGACTCCCGGGAAATTTCAGCAGCGGACCAGGAGGCAGCCCTTAGCGTGGCTGGATTTAAACGACATATTGTCTACATGCAGAAGTGA
- a CDS encoding ATP-binding protein codes for MDQCKALKAVNFDWTMQLKSVWDDSTFHTPGLHQNLRTELIEILHNRAGGNGQNPLGQVITGPAGAGKTHFLGTLRQEVATLPAWFVLVDMTDVKDFWETVLLGYTNSLQQATSGNRPQFHDLLEHLLTPEIKAPNLRRALHRAGSQPAPSPGLVQRLLAFLRGSKPQHREAADTPLTPRQIAEYGDEDLAKVIRHTLNRLSKRYPEEIREHQDALRALMLLNSNDLERSNVGYSWLQGMPIDQTDRQLFGFLWPQREASEIVKSLSWLMSLYRPTLLAFDQLDAIVAQHHLTAGAEPTTPMTAEQGASQAIIEGIADGFMAIRDRVYRTLTVLACLEASWEILRQGSLASATDRFDSPHTLAPINNATLAEEIVTLRLAEAYRAQGFTPPYASWPFQPQVFACAATLLPRELLKRCEEHRVQCLKKGKVIELTDFESPPNSFENSDNLSTESGLDQSYEEFCRQAPLQELLAEEAEDQALCELLQTVCRCLLRENPLPDDREAAVDTEFPGDKNYRSLHARVRLMDASQGDREQHYCFRALQKTHAVAYQSRLNAALTASGIDPQLPFRKLVILRTTPLPPGKVTQEITDKFLQAKGQFVAPNEQDLRAMWALYQLEQQNLPDFEAWLCKHRPATHLQWVQETQLPQDFPEKSAPQDTPLDPGANTEVWTEYLPSRHESPKAPTPLYPSALPVGRTLSNPAESVAISLPMLTQYTGVLAGSGAGKTVLLKRLVEEAALLGISSIVIDHTNGLASLGDSWPQYPDSWTQEDKEKAERYHAKAEVIIWTPGQAAGNPLKLEPLPDLASLVEHPEALDQALEMAQATLKDIVAPGESASSHYKMGVLTSALKFFALQGGKTLPDLIAILSNLPAEVSQGISSASRFGSEMAQRLQAEIESNPLFHQEGPALDPSFLFGDAALKQPRVSVINLAGLPSLRIQQQFLNQLAMTLLSWIKQHPAPPSMPVQGFLVMDEAKEFIPDEKSVPCKENLLRVADHAPTCGLGLIFATQAPQNIYQPMMANCFTQFFGKASSPATIEAVQEQLKARGGKGDDIPTLEAGHFYFYTEGMPAPEKIAVPWCLSYHPPNPLEKTEILQRAAASRPHAKDP; via the coding sequence ATGGATCAATGTAAGGCACTGAAGGCGGTTAATTTTGATTGGACCATGCAGTTGAAAAGTGTATGGGATGACTCGACGTTTCACACGCCTGGACTCCATCAAAACTTGCGAACTGAACTGATTGAAATTTTGCACAACAGAGCGGGGGGCAATGGTCAGAATCCCCTCGGACAAGTCATTACCGGTCCGGCAGGGGCCGGAAAAACCCATTTCCTCGGTACCCTGCGCCAGGAAGTCGCCACCCTCCCGGCCTGGTTCGTGTTGGTGGATATGACCGATGTCAAGGATTTTTGGGAAACAGTATTGCTGGGATATACCAACTCCCTGCAGCAGGCGACATCAGGGAATCGCCCCCAATTCCATGACCTCCTGGAACATCTCCTCACCCCTGAGATTAAGGCCCCAAACCTCCGCCGCGCTCTCCATCGAGCCGGATCTCAACCGGCACCCTCCCCCGGCCTTGTGCAACGACTGCTCGCTTTCCTGCGGGGGAGCAAACCTCAGCACCGAGAAGCGGCAGATACCCCCCTAACTCCTCGGCAAATCGCAGAATATGGGGATGAAGACCTGGCCAAAGTGATAAGGCACACCCTCAACCGTCTAAGTAAACGCTATCCCGAGGAGATCAGAGAGCACCAAGACGCTCTCCGCGCCTTGATGCTCCTTAATTCTAACGATCTGGAGCGGTCCAACGTGGGCTATAGCTGGCTTCAGGGAATGCCTATCGACCAGACGGACCGGCAACTCTTCGGCTTTTTATGGCCCCAGAGAGAGGCTTCCGAAATCGTAAAATCCTTGTCCTGGCTCATGAGTCTCTATCGGCCCACCCTGCTCGCCTTTGATCAACTCGATGCCATTGTGGCCCAGCACCATCTTACCGCCGGGGCTGAACCCACCACCCCGATGACAGCGGAACAGGGAGCTTCCCAAGCCATCATCGAAGGGATTGCGGACGGCTTCATGGCCATCCGGGATAGGGTTTACCGCACCCTTACGGTCCTGGCCTGCCTGGAGGCTAGCTGGGAAATACTGCGACAGGGGAGCCTGGCTTCGGCCACCGATCGGTTCGACTCCCCCCACACCCTGGCACCCATCAACAATGCCACCCTGGCTGAGGAAATCGTCACTCTCCGCTTGGCTGAGGCCTACCGCGCTCAAGGTTTTACCCCTCCCTATGCGAGTTGGCCTTTCCAGCCCCAGGTCTTTGCCTGTGCCGCCACGCTCCTGCCCCGGGAATTACTAAAGCGTTGCGAGGAACACCGGGTTCAATGCCTGAAAAAGGGAAAAGTCATCGAGTTGACCGATTTCGAATCCCCACCAAACTCCTTTGAAAATTCAGACAACCTTTCCACGGAGTCCGGGCTTGATCAGTCCTATGAAGAGTTCTGCCGCCAAGCCCCCCTACAGGAACTGCTGGCCGAGGAAGCGGAAGACCAAGCCCTGTGCGAGTTGCTACAGACAGTCTGCCGTTGTTTGCTGCGGGAAAATCCTCTACCAGATGACAGGGAGGCCGCGGTAGACACTGAATTTCCAGGAGATAAAAACTACCGTTCCCTTCATGCCCGGGTTCGGCTCATGGATGCTAGCCAGGGGGATCGGGAGCAACATTATTGTTTTCGGGCCTTACAGAAGACTCATGCCGTCGCCTATCAAAGTCGTCTCAATGCGGCTCTCACTGCTTCCGGGATCGATCCCCAGCTACCTTTCAGAAAACTAGTCATACTCCGCACCACGCCACTGCCCCCGGGCAAGGTTACCCAGGAAATCACCGACAAATTTCTCCAGGCGAAGGGCCAATTCGTTGCGCCTAATGAACAAGATCTGCGGGCTATGTGGGCACTCTACCAGCTTGAGCAGCAAAATCTGCCTGACTTTGAGGCCTGGCTTTGCAAACACCGCCCGGCCACCCACCTCCAATGGGTGCAAGAAACCCAATTACCCCAGGATTTCCCTGAAAAATCGGCCCCCCAAGACACTCCGTTAGACCCAGGGGCAAACACAGAAGTCTGGACAGAATATCTGCCTTCTCGGCATGAAAGTCCCAAAGCCCCCACGCCCCTCTACCCATCCGCCCTCCCGGTGGGGCGAACCTTATCCAACCCCGCCGAATCAGTAGCCATCTCCTTGCCAATGCTCACCCAATATACTGGGGTTCTGGCTGGCAGCGGAGCAGGCAAAACCGTGCTTCTCAAACGACTGGTGGAAGAGGCGGCATTGCTGGGAATCTCCTCCATTGTAATAGACCATACCAATGGGCTCGCCTCTCTCGGGGATAGCTGGCCACAATATCCCGACTCTTGGACTCAGGAAGATAAGGAAAAAGCTGAGCGCTATCATGCCAAAGCCGAAGTCATCATCTGGACTCCCGGACAAGCCGCCGGCAACCCCCTGAAACTGGAACCACTGCCTGATCTTGCCTCTCTGGTAGAGCATCCAGAAGCGTTGGATCAAGCCCTTGAGATGGCCCAAGCGACCCTGAAAGACATCGTTGCCCCAGGAGAATCCGCCAGTTCCCATTATAAAATGGGGGTTCTCACTTCGGCCTTGAAATTTTTTGCTCTCCAGGGAGGTAAAACCCTGCCAGACCTTATCGCTATCCTCTCTAACTTACCGGCGGAAGTGAGTCAGGGTATCTCCAGCGCCTCTCGTTTCGGTAGCGAGATGGCCCAGCGCCTGCAAGCGGAGATAGAGAGTAATCCTTTATTCCACCAGGAAGGCCCGGCCCTCGATCCCAGCTTTCTCTTCGGGGACGCTGCCCTGAAACAACCGAGGGTTTCCGTCATCAACCTGGCTGGCTTACCTAGCCTCAGAATCCAGCAGCAGTTTCTCAATCAGCTGGCCATGACCCTCTTGAGCTGGATAAAACAACATCCAGCGCCCCCCTCTATGCCGGTGCAGGGATTTTTGGTGATGGACGAGGCCAAAGAGTTTATCCCTGATGAAAAATCCGTGCCCTGCAAAGAAAATCTGCTGCGAGTGGCAGACCATGCCCCTACCTGCGGCCTTGGATTGATTTTCGCCACCCAGGCACCCCAAAATATCTACCAACCAATGATGGCCAACTGCTTCACCCAATTTTTTGGAAAAGCCAGTTCACCGGCTACTATCGAAGCGGTGCAGGAACAGCTCAAGGCACGCGGCGGAAAGGGTGACGATATTCCCACTCTAGAAGCCGGCCATTTTTATTTCTATACGGAAGGAATGCCGGCACCAGAAAAAATCGCCGTCCCCTGGTGCCTTTCCTATCATCCGCCCAATCCTCTAGAGAAGACTGAAATTCTCCAACGGGCGGCGGCTTCCCGTCCCCATGCTAAAGATCCATAA